GTCCGGACGGCGGCGTTCTGGCTTCGCGAGGTCCTCCCGTATTTCCCCCCGGCGGTCCACCTCGTCGTGATCGACCCCGGCGTCGGCACCGACCGCGCAGCGGTCGTCCTCCGGGCGGGCGATCACGCGCTCGTCGGGCCCGACAACGGCGTCCTCCGGCCGGTGGCCCGCGAACTGGCTGGCGGTGAAGACGGGATCGAGGCCTTCGAGATCGACCTCGGTGACCCCGCGAGCAGCACCTTCCACGGGCGAGACGTGTTCGCGCCCGCGGCCGCGCTGGTCCACGAGGCCGGGATCGGCGAGTTCGAGACTCGCGAAGCCTTCGCGCCGGCCGACGACCTCGTGGACCTGACCTTCCCCGAACCGACGGTCGACGACGAGCGCGCCACGGGCGAAGTGCTGGTCGTCGACGACTTCGGCAACGCGATCACGAACGTTCCCGGATCGATTCTCGACGGTCGCTACGGCGACCACGTGACGGTCAACGGCGAGCGCGCGCCGGTGGAACCGACCTACGCCGCGGTCGACCCGGACCAGCGGCTCGTGACGGTCGGGAGCCACGGCAACGTCGAACTCGCGGTCAACCGGGGTCGGGGCGAGGCGGCCTTCGGCGTGGCGGTCGGCGACCGCGTCGCCATCGACCTCGACTAGTCGCGTTCCTCGATCCGGTCGAGCAGGTCGGCCAGCGCCCGCCGCGCGATCCGTTCCTTGATCTCCGGGCGCGAGCCCTCGAACTGGTAGCGCTCGACGGTCGTCGACGAGTCGCCGGTCCCCCACGGTCTGGCCTCTGCCACGCCGACGAAGACGGTCCCGACGGGGTGATCGGCGCGGTCGCGTCCCGGGCCGGCCACGCCGGTCGTCGAGAGCCCCCAGGTCACGTCGGCGGTGTCGCGTGCGCCCTGGGCCATCTCGCGACCAACCGGTTCGGAGACGGCGCCGTCGACGTCGAGCGCCTCGCGGGAGACGCCCAGGAGTTGCCGTTTCGCGTCGTAGCTATAGGCGACGACCGAGCGGTCCAGGTACGCGCTGGCGCCGGGAACGTCGGTAAGCAGCGAGCTCACGAGCCCGCCGGTACAGGACTCGGCGACGGCGAGCGTCTCTTCGCGCCGTTCGAGCGCGTCGCCCACCTGCGTCTCGATCAGCGGCTCCATCCCGAACTCTGTCATGCGTCCGGTCACGAGGCCCGGCGATTTGAATCCCGCGACCGTTTCGGTCCGGCGGCACCACCGGTTATCCGCAGGAATCCGAGTGCCTGCCGATCACGATAGCCGACGCTCACGGATCGAGCCAAAAAATGGAGTGCGGTTGGCGGTCGGGTGATCGGACGCGAACGAACGGCGTCGTTACTCGGCAGCGATGACGTCGTCGATGCGGACGATCATCGTCGCGGCCTCGGTCGCGGACTCGACGGCTTCCTGCTTGACCGCGGCGGGGTCGAGGACGCCGTACTTGCGGACCTGTGAACAGGCCCGCCGTCTTGCGGATTCGCAAAACGAACCCACAAGTCGTCGGGGTCGCCGTCAGATCCATTCAGTCTTCGATGACTGGGGTCCTCTGCCGTATGGTGGTTATCTCTATTGAAGGCGCGAAAGTAAAACCACAGGATCGTTTTCGTGGCCTTCGGTGGAGTCAACGAGAGATGAAAAGCAGTTCCTCCAGCAGAGGTTATTCGTCAATAGCGCGGTGGTAGGAGACGAACAGATGTGTAAATCCAAGCGTTACTATACCAACGAAGAAAATTATCGCATAAGCACCAAATTCGTACCATATTGATCGGCCAGCCTGCGCTACCTGCAACGCCTGCCCCCCGAGTACCCCGCCCATAATTAGCACAATCACCTGCTCCAGCAAGTCCAGCCCATCTTTCTCCATCTCTTCACCGATCCGTTCCATAAGCGACTTGTCTTCCACTATCGACCGCCCCCGACTATACTTAACAAGGTAATCGCGATGATTGCTAATACACCAACATAAACAACGAGCGTGATACCGCTCTCCATGAGGCCCGTTACTGTTGATGCGTTTGCTCCGTTCAGAATAGCAATAACCCCAACGCCTACAATCAGCATGACACCAGCGACGATCAATTCACCTATGTCGGCAGTCATTACCAAATTACATCACTGAATGATAAAATGGCTTTCGTCGCCATTTGAGAACCGAGTTGAGATAATTTTCAAGTGGCTGAGACCGTCTTAGGTTGACTACTCACCCTCAAACAATTGCGCGCTTTTGAACTATGTAGCTACCTAAATCTGCGTAGATACTTCGTGACGGTCTCTGTTTTCACGTCCATTGTCTCCGCAATTTCATCCTTAGAAAATTCGTGAACACCGTGGAGAAATGTTGAAATGGCAGGATTCCCGTCAATAGCAACTTCAATAGGGATCAAACCCTCATCTATTTCCAATCGAGGATTGTCGTATTTTTCAAATATATGAGCCAATGATCTTGCAGTACTGTATCTATCTTTTTCCACTTCGATTCCATCGATAGATTCCACCACAAAAGGTGGCGCACCCCAGTCTCGGAGTCCTTCGCGTCTAATGATTTCAGCTTCAATCACCGTTCCGTTATCGTACTCTTTGAAGATATCTCGGCTCATGTCGTATTTAAGGTTCACAAATTGTCCGAAGCGAAAGTTCTTGACGATTCCCCTCCTCGGCTAAATCACGTTCACGGGAAAGCGGGCTCCTGGCCCGTGAGAGAATGTAGTACAGGTCGTAGTGACATCCCTGTCGCTCGTGAACGTAGATCGGACGCAGAAAGGGATGCTGGCCCTGAGACGCACAGCATCCCATTGCACACCCATCGGCCACCGAAGTAACCCGATGCCCGAAAGGTTGGTTGACTCATTTACACTGAGTCAACCTGACTCCTTCGGTCGGGAAGCTCGGTGGGATACGAATAGAGGCATCCATGTCCACAGAGAAACGCGAACCCGACCGAAGCGACGTACAGCCCGCAACCGAACCAGCACCGACACCCCTGGTTTCAGCCGCTCAGTTCTCTCTCGATCAGTTTCCTCTACATCACGTAGAGCAAAATCGGTTATATCCACTACGGGAACACGCTGCCCGTATTGCAGACACCACCACTGGGACAACAGAGAACTTCCTAACTGGCCTCATTGGTGAGGACGCCGTCGCACACCACCTCGGTATCGAACAACGTCTGAACACCGAAGTGTACGCCGATGGTGGGGATGGTGGAGTCGACCTAACCTATCGAGGGGCCACTATTGACGTGAAAACAGTTGGTCGACACCGCTCGAATCCTGCCCTGACTGTCGATGCATACGAACCACTGACGGCAGACTACTACGTATTGGCCAGTCGTATCGGGAAGGTGGATTGCCGACTGATTGGGTACGTCCCTCGGTGGTTCGTCGTCAATGCACCGATACAGTACCACAATGGCGATCCATACCATTTCGTCGACCAGGAGTTTCTTTTCCCCTTCGCACCACGGTAATCGAGAGCTTTTGACGTTTCCCGCATTAGTCCACTTCTATCCCATGAGTCATGACTGAGTTAGATCCTGCAAATACGGATGAACGGGCCACTACAACCCCTCTATTCTGGTGACGTCTGGATGTTCCAAGAGTGTGCCATGACCCACGTAGGAAATACCACAATCGAATGATTGGATTGGTGTGCTGTGAGCGGTCGGTTCGGGGGAGGTTCTCGGCGTTGCGGTCAGAGACACGCAACGCCTGCGCTTTCCTCCCCACGAACACGACACGCTCGATTCAACTCCCTGAATAGGATAGTGAGTGGGGGAAAGGTTAGTTCTCAAATTCTGCTCTCAGTACCCTCATGGACACGATTACGAAGGGGATGGATATACTGTACATAGGTGGAGGGCATCCCCTCCAACGTCCGTAGCCAATTTATTTCAGGGGGTATCCCCCCATGGTCACGGTTGTCTCATGATCAATCCTCAATCCTGCCTCGGCCAATTTCACAAAAATTTTCGAGATCGCGAGAACCAGTTGGATAAATGGACGATAAGCAGCATCGGCTCATCTGGGACAATGCCTACTGTCCCAAAGAGAGTGGATCAATTGGCCCCGATATTGCATTGTACATCAAATAACATACATATTAATATATCTTATAGGTGGTCCCGAAAGTCATTACTAAGATGCAGACTTCACGATCTGGGCGGAGTATTCAGGACTCACTATCATTCCATGATCCACGTTCAGAATGTACAATAGGCGCCCAATTCTTCCTCCTACACCACTCAAGCTGAACCGCGAATTAAACTGAGGGGGAAACATCCTGTAAACTCAGAATCGACTCTAAGGTTACTCAGACATACGTAGCGTAATTTCTCCCGAATCTCCCTCATCACGATGTTACCCCAAGAAATTGGAACCCAACATCAATTTCTCGACCACCTCCTTCTAATCCCCATCCTCCTTCTTCCCTAACACCCAAACGGGTGTTTTACCAGTAAAAATAGATGCGAGTGAACGACGACCGCAGTACCCCCGAAGGAGGGTTACACGAACGTAGTGAGTGTAACCCGACTGAGTGGGGTACAAGGGAGGAGTGAACGAGCATTATTGTACTCAAACTCTTCTATTGTATCTGAATTTCAGATAATTTACACACTCTGAGCCGTCAAGGAATGATACAGAGTCCAGAGTTACCTGAGAGAGGGATCAGAGTGTTCCACAGACCGACATAGCGTACATTTTGAGGGATTGGATACGGAACCGAGGGGGAAACATCCTGTATACTAAGAATCGGTGCAAAAGGTGTGAGATGGGGAGTATAGTGGAGAATTTTGAAAAGGGGTTCCCCTCACTCGAATTGGTCGATTAACATTGATCGAAGGACCTCCGACTTGGAGGAGTAACTGGTACTGGGAGACTCTGCAACTTCTTCGACGTGCTCAACGATATGATAGGGAAGTCGAGTAGCAATTGGCGTCGTCGACATGGTTACTTGTTCGGTTCTCTTAGGTAAAAATGTAACGTTCAGGAATCTGAGACAACTGCTACTGGAGGTCAACAACTATTCCAACAATTACGAGAATCCCACCACCGACGATGATCGGCGCACGGAAGTCGTTGTCTTCCTCACGGGTCACTTCCTCGTAGCCTCCGACTTTGCAGTTCCCTGGATTCGAGCCAGGCTCAACACACTCCCCCTCTGTGCTGGCTACTGTATCAGGTAACATTAGCCCCGTTGTCAGAAGTACCAATCCAAGCAGGAATATCAGAGTGCCTTGGGTAATATCCATGTGTATCCTCATTCAGTGATCCAAGAAAGGATCTTCCTTTGACACATTGGTCAGCGGGTGAGTCTGGAATGGGAACATACCCTTCCTCACCCCACCAGTTGTCTCAACAGCAGGTGTCCAAACGGGTTCTATCGATACAGTAATGGTCTCAAATCGACAGCCCTCTTGGTATCCACCCATCATTATTCGAAGAAGCTCCGCCGTGTCTCCATTCGTTCCTTCTCACTACGAGCGTCGTAGTGCTTGTTCAAGACGTCCTCCCCGACGTCTGCACGGTCAGAGATGGCACGTACTGGTGTTTCTTCGTTCAACAGGAAGGATATTGCACCCCGTCGGACCTCATGGGGTGAATGGGTCGACGGACACTGTGCGGCCAAATGTACCTTCTGCTTGGCTTCACAGGACTCTGGATTACGATTGTGGGGACAATCGTCACCCCGCTGGCAAGGACGGGTCCACCGATACACTGCCCGTCGGATAGTCGATCCGCCAGCCCGTCCCCGATTGGTTACGAACAGAGGGTTTCGGCCATGCTCGTCAGAGGTATCGGGACGGTTGTGTTCAATGTAGTCTGCGAGCGTCTCACTCGTCCGTGGATCGAGCGCAAGCAATCGTTCGGCCCGTTGCCCATTCTTCAGTGGTGTACCCGTCTTGGGCCGATGACGGACAGCCAGGGTCCGATCTTCGCTATCGAAGTCCTCGACGTCGAACGTTCGAACGGTCCCGACACGTACCGCCGTCACCCATAGCAGTCGGATCAGGGCATGGTCACGGGATGCATACTGGAACTTCCGTAGGTGTTCGAGGACAATGTCGGCCACTTCCTCCTGTAGACGTCCATCCCGTACTTTGCGTTCGACTTCGGGCATCCTGATACGGTCCCCCAGCCCGACAGGGGCCGCTTCGATTGACTCTGCGAAGCGAATGAACTGTCGGAGCGTCCCCAGTTGGGAACGCAGTGTATTGCCGCTCACCTCCTGTCGTCGGTCCATCCGAAACTCGTGAAGGTCACGGCCTCTAAGGTCGGCCACTGCATCGACGTCGTTCTCTCCGCACCAATCTACGAACCGTTCGATGACATAGCGATGGGACCGACGGGTTTTCTCGGCTAAGTCCGTCTCCCGTTCGGACAAATAGAGGTCGAGAACGGTGCTTGGTTGGATTCGATCCAGATCACTAACCCGCTGTTGTGACTTGTCGGGGTGATTGCGACTCCCTTCTACCGAAGAAGTGGTGTTGTTTTGCCGTCGGTGTGAACCGTCGTCTTGGTCGGTGTCTGCGTCCATTATTGTCACCACCATACGGCGGCGACCCGCAGTCACCGATGACTGAATCCTGCGTGGGAATCGGCGGTGTGTAACCGACGAACCTCACCCACTAATCACCCGACGTGAGGCGAGTCCCGTTACTCCGCAGCGATGACGTCGTCGATGCGGACGATCATCGTCGCGGCCTCGGTCGCGGACTCGACGGCTTCCTGCTTGACCGCGGCGGGGTCGAGGACGCCGTACTCGACGGGGTCGCCGATGATGCCCGTCTGGCCCTCGGAGATGATGCCGGCGCGGCCCTCGCTGTCGAACTCGGCGCGCAGGTCGACCAGCGCGTCGATGGGGTCCATGCCGGTGTTGGCCGCGAGCGTGCGCGGGAGCACGTCGACGGCGTCGGCGAAGGCCTCGACGGCCAGCTGCTTGCGGCCCTCGATGCTCGCGGCCTCGTCGCGGATGTGGGCCGCGATGGCGATCTCCGCTGCGCCGGCGCCGGGGACGACGCCGCCCTCGTCCAGCGCGGCGGTCACGACGTCGAGCGCGTCGTTGAGCGCGCGTTCGAGCTCGTCGGTGACGTGTTCGGTCCCGCCGCGGGCGAAGACGGTGACGGCCTCTGCGGCCGCGCCGCCCTCGACGAAGGCGAGTTCGTCGTCGCCGAGCTTCTCGACGCGGACCTCGTCGGCCTGGCCGAGGTCGTCGCCCTCGAGGTCGTCGACGGAGCCCGCGCGGGAGGCGCCCGTCGCGGAGGCGATGGACTTGGCGTCGTCGTCGCCCACGCTCTCGAACGCGAGGATGCCGCGCTTGGCGAGGAACGCCTTCGCGCGGTCGGCGATGTCACCGGTGACGAAGAGGACCTTCGCGCCGGCGTTCTCGATGGCGTCGACGTAGCCGCGGAGTTCCTTCTCCTCGGCCTCGATGGCCTGGTCGAGCTGGTCGACCTCGGTGATGTTGTACTCGGCGTCGATGCTGGACTCCTTGAGGTCGACGTCGTTGTCGACGACGGCGATGGCGGCATCGCTCACGGAGCCGGGCATGTTCTCGTGTGCCGACTCTTCCTCGACGATGACGCCCTCGACGAGTTCGGTCGCGGAGGACGACGAGCCGGTCTGGGTCCGGACGGTGATGTTGTCGCGGACGACGCCGGCGTCGGAGTCGACGTGCTGGACGGCGTCGACGACGGTCTGGGCGAGGGCGGCGGCGTTGACGTCGCCGGTGCCCTTGCCGGTCATGGAGGACTCGGCGACCGAGAGGAGGGTCTGCTCGTCGACGTCGGCGTCGAGCGTCTCGGCGTCGATGGACTCCTGGGCCAGTTCGGCGGCGGCGTGGTAGCCCTCGACGATGGTCGTCGGGTGGACGTCGTCGTCGAGGAGGTCCTCGGCCTGGCTGAGGAGTTCGCCGGCCAGCACGGAGGCGGTGGTGGTCCCGTCACCGACCTCGTCCTCCTGTGTCTGGGCGACTTCGACGATCATCTGGGCCGCCGGGTGTTCGATCTCCATCTCCTCGAGGATGGTCGCGCCGTCGTTCGTGATGACGACGTCACCGGCGTCGGAGACGAGCATCTTGTCCATCCCGCGGGGACCGAGCGTGGTCCGTACCGACTCGGAGATGGCCTTGCCCGCCGAAATGTTGGAGGTCTGTGCGTCTTTCCCCTCCGTCCGCTGGGAATCCTCGTTGAGAATGAACATGGGCTGGCCGCCCATCCGTCGCTGTTGACTCATATTCACTAATGAGGTGGTCAGCGGTTCTATATAAAACTTGCTATCGGGAGAAAGCGAGAGACGGGGACCGGATGGGGATCGACCCGGTGACGGGGGCCGGGCCCGGCGGGCCCGCCGCGTCGAAATCGACTGGCAACCGGCGGGCAACCGTTATTAACGGGCCGTCCGTTGCGGGCGATGGATGCTGGAACTGGAACACGAGTTCCGCGTCGTCGACGTCCACGCTTGCCTGGAACCCGAGGAGTCCCGGCGGCCGGACGGCCGGACCGGTGACCCCGAGACCATCGAGCGGGAGATGCACCAGGCCGGCGTCGTCCGGTCGGTGGTGTTCCCCGGCCCCCGCGACGGCAGCTACCTCAAGGTCAACAACGCCGTCGCCCGGATGAGCGTGGGCCGTTCGTTCGTCGCTTTCGCCCGGATCAACGGGGCCAGGGACGCGGGCACGGGGCCGACCTCGCGGCTCCGCAACCTCGCGGCCTCCCGTGACGACCGCCATACCTCCCCCGAAGACGTCGAGCAGTACGCCTACGACGACCGCTTCGCGGGCTTCAAACTCCACCCCGCGGTCGACGGCCTGCCCGACGAGGCGGTGCTGGAACGCCTCGCACAGGTGGGCCTGCCCGTCCTCGTCCACGGCGGTCGGGAGTTCCCGCCCGCAGCCATCGCGGAACACCTGCTGGACTACGAGTTCCCGGTCGTCGTCGAGCACTTCGGCGGGTACCCGCTCGACCACGACCTGATCGCCGACGGCATCGGCCTGCTCGACCGCTGGGAGTCCTGCTTTCTCGATACGAGTTTCGTCCGCTTTCGCACGCCGCTCGAACAGGCCATCATGGAACACCCCGACCGGATCTGCTTCGGCAGCGGCGCGCCCGCCACCCACCCGGACGTGGGTGTGATGGAGATCCTGACGCTGGACGTCCCCGAAGACGCGATGCGGAAGGTCTTCTCGAAGAACCCCTCGCGAGTCGTTCCGGAACTCGGCCCCTCCGGTGGGGAGTGAGCGAGGCGTGCGAGAATCCCCGGTCAGCGCCAGTCGTAGACGGAGACGGCGCGGTCCGTCCGATCGGCCCGGCCGTTAGGGTTGCGCGCCGGCGTCCGGTCGCGCCACCGGGCCCGGACCCCGTCTTTGAGCCCGACCGCCAGGCCGGTGACGACGTCGCGGCCGTTGCCGAACCACTGCGAGGGCTCGACGGCCCCGTCGGCGACGTCCCGCAGGGCGCCGATGCCGTCCCGTCCGGCGTGGCCCACCAGGCGACGGACGACCGTCGGCCGGAGCCCGTAGTTCTTCACGAGTCGGTAGGAGAGCGCGCGGTACTTCCAGCGCCAGTCGGTGTCCCTGACGCCGCCGTCGGCGCCGTACTCGCCGCGGACGGACATGTCCCCGCGCCAGGTCACCTCGAAGTCGTGGCCGGCGAGTCGGTGGGCCAGGTCCCGGGCCCCGCCGGTCCGGAGGTACTCGTCGAACCCGTCGACGGCGTCCAGTGCGGCCCGGTCGAACGCCGCGTTGTCGCCGTTGAAGTAGGTGACCGTGCGGCCCTTGATCGTGGTCGACTCGACGCTCTCGGTCGTCATCCCCGCCTTGAGTTCCTGGTGGGTCGGCCCGGTGACGGCGTCGGCGGTCCCGATACCTCGCTCCAGCGCGTCGTACCAGTCGTGTTCGACCGCGAGGGCGTGACTGACGAACGCGATCACGTCGCCGCTGGCGCGGTCGAGACCGGCGTTGCGCGCGACGTTCAGCCGGCGGTCGGCGATCTCGACGAGCACAGATACGTCGTCACGGTCCCGAACCATCCCTGTCGTCCCGTCGGACGACGGGCCGTTGACGACGACGACCTCGGCCTCGGGCGCGTGGTCGGCGAGGGCGTCGAGACAGCCCGCGAGCCGGTCGCGCCCGTTGAGCGTCGGGACGACCACCGAGAGATCCATACACCCCGTTCCCCGCCCGACCCCTAAAAAACTCGCGCCGTCAGGGGACCCGAGAGTTCCAGTACGAGACCGACGCCAGCCGCTTGCCCAGCGGCGACCCGATCAGCGTCGTGTCGATATCGCGGAACACACTCGCCAGTTCGTTCGGGATCTGGCGGTAGAGGCCGTACGGGAACGCGAAGTCGTGATCCGACTCGACGAGGTGGAGGCCCGCGCTGTCGAGCAGGCGCGACACCTCCCAGCGCGAGTAGAGGCGCGACCCCATCGGGAGCGCCCAGTTGTACAGCGACCGGGTGGTAAAGCGGTTGAACGTGTCGAAGAATACCTGGTCGCGCGAGACCCGACGCATCTCGCTCAGGAAGGAGGCCGGCTGGTCGGCGAGGTGGAAGAATCGCATCGCCAACACGGAATCGAAGCTGTCGTCCGGGAACGGGAGCCGCCCGGCGTCGCCCCGCATCAGGTCCATGTTCTCCGCGACGCCGGCCCGTTTCGCCTTCTCTCGGCCCTGCTGGAGCATCGGCCCGGAGATGTCCAGTCCGACGACGTTGGCCCCCCGTTCGGCCAGCATGACCGTGAACCGGCCGGTCCCGCAGGCGATCTCCAGGACGTCCGAGTCCTCGACCGGTCCGATGGCGTCGAGGACCGCCTGTTTCTCCCGCCGGTCGATCAGCCGCCCGCCGCGTGAGAACCGTTTTTCCTCGTACTCCTCGGCGATGTCGTCTTCCTGATACCACTCCTGTCCCTTCACGGTTTGTCCCTGATTGCCGTACCCGTCCATAAAACGATACTGAAAGCGGCCGGCGCCGGGTCAGCCCTGGGCGACGTCGGCCGGTCGGAGTCGTCCGCATCGGGCATGCTCACCCCCACTCGCGGGTCGGCCCGTGGGTTGCGCCCCTCGCGCCGAGCGCGCGGTGGTGAACAGCAGTCACTTCGCGTCGCCGTCGTAATCGATCCGGACCGGGGTCGGCTGTGGACTTCCGTCCGGAAACAGGGTCGATACGTGGGCGAACGTTTCCGAATCGGACAGGTCGTGGAAAGATCCGGGTAACGACACCGGACAACCGACGGACTGGAGCGGGGGTATCGGTTGCGGCAATTTGTGTCGGCGGTCTTTGTATAAGGATGCATAAAACGCACTTAATTATTCCAATTGTTTTGTCATACATATAGCCAACTTTTACCAGTGGGCTCCGGCGACGGGAGTGTATGAGCACGACGCCGGACGAGAGTCCCCCCGACGGAAGCAACGAGGAGAATCCGCTGGCAGATCCCGAGTTCCGCGAGCGGTTGCGAGAACTCCCGCCGAGCGCGAAACTGGTCGCCAAAGTCTTAGAGGGCGACGCGCCGCTCTCGCAGGGCCAGCTGGCCGAGGAGTCGCTGCTGCCCGACCGCACCGTCCGCTACGCGCTGAACCGCCTCGAGGAGTCGGAGCTGGTGGGGTCGCGCTACAGCTTCCACGACGCGCGCAAGCAGGTCTACTACCTGAGCGCCTGACCGACGCGGGACCGCAGTCACTTTCCCCCGGCGCACCCCAGGGGTGGGGTATGAACGTCTCCCGGGAACCCGTCGAGACGCCCACGCGCGGCCCCGGCGGCGCGACGAACGCCTACCTGCTGGGCCGCGAGGACGCCATGCTCGTCGATCCGGCCGACAGGACGGACGACCTGGACGCGATCCTCGCAGACGCCACAGTCTCCCACGTGGCGGTCACGCACCACCATCCGGACCACGTCGGCGCCGTTGCCGACTACGCCGATTCGTGCGACGCGACCCTCTGGGCTCGCGCCGGCCGCGCCGACGAGTTCGAGCGAACCGTCGGCACGGCCCCCGACCGACTCTTCCGACCCGGCGACAGCATCGAGACCGACCAGGGCCCAGTCCGGATCCTCGACACGCCGGGCCACGCGCCCGAGCACGTCGCGTTCGTCTGGGATCGCGGTGCGCTGGTCGGCGACCTCGCCGTGGCCGCCGGCAGCGTCGTCGTCGGCGCGCCGGAGGGAGACATGCGCGCCTACGTCACCAGCCTCCGCCGCCTCCGCGCCCGGGGCTTCGAGACGCTCTATCCGGGTCACGGACCGGTGATCGAGGATCCAGGAGGGACACTCGACCGACTGATCGAACATCGGCTCGACCGCGAGGACCGCGTCCGTCGCGCCGTCACGGCCGAGGGAGCCAGAACGGTCGACGAGGTCCTCGACGCGGCCTACGACAAGGACCTCACCGGCGTGCGTGACCTCGCGCGGGCGACCGTCGCCGCCCACCTCGAAAAGCTGGCCGTCGAAATGGACCTCGACTTCGACGGTGAGCGGGCAACGCCCCGCTAGATCGTCGGGACGGGGATCTCGTCGAGGATCTCCGCGACGACAGTCTCCTTCCGGACGTCGTCCACGCGCGCGTCCGGCGTGAGGACCAGACGGTGGGCCAGCGTCGGCTCGGCGACCCACTTTACGTCGTCGGGAGTGACGTACTCGCGGCCGGCGATCACGGCCCGGGCCCGGGCGGTCTCGAACAGCCGCTGGGTCCCGCGGGGCGAGACGCCGACCTCGACGCGGCGGTCCTCCCGGGTGGCGCGAGCGATGGCCGCCATGTAGTCGAGCAGGTCGTCCTCGACGCGGACGTCCTCGGGCGCGCTCCTGACGGCCTCCACGTCGCCCGGTGCGAGCACCGACTCGACGGTCGGGCTCAGGTCGTCGCGACCGCGGCGGCGCCGAAGGAGTTCCACCTCGCCGTCCTCGTCGGGGTAGCCGATCTCGGTCTTGATCGCGAAGCGGTCGATCTGCGCCTCGGGAAGTTCGAAGGTGCCCTCCATCTCGACCGGGTTCTGCGTCGCGACGACGAAGAACGGCTGCGGGAGGGTGTGGGTCTCGCCGTCGACGGTGACCTGCCCTTCCTCCATGGCCTCCAGGAGCGCGCTCTGTGTCTTGGGCGGCGCGCGGTTGATCTCGTCGGCCAGCACCACGTTGGCGAAGATGGGGCCTTTGGCGAACTCGAAGGTGCGGTCGCGCTCGTCGTAGATGTTCGTCCCGGTCACGTCCGAAGGGAGGAGGTCGGGCGTGAACTGGACGCGGGAGAAAGAGAGCCCGAGCGCGGTCGCGACGCTGCGGGCGGTGAGGGTCTTGCCGGTGCCGGGGACGTCCTCCATGAGGACGTGGCCGCGGCCGACCATGCCGAGCAGGACAGTTTCGAGGAACTCGTCGTCGGCGACGACTGCGGAGCCGACTTCCTCGCGGACGGATTCCAGGGCGGAGCTGGCTTCGGGGATCTCCATGTGCCGTCCATCCACGTCCCGTCATTTAGACGTTGGGTCGCTGAAAC
Above is a genomic segment from Halorientalis sp. LT38 containing:
- a CDS encoding MarR family transcriptional regulator codes for the protein MSTTPDESPPDGSNEENPLADPEFRERLRELPPSAKLVAKVLEGDAPLSQGQLAEESLLPDRTVRYALNRLEESELVGSRYSFHDARKQVYYLSA
- a CDS encoding MBL fold metallo-hydrolase; this translates as MNVSREPVETPTRGPGGATNAYLLGREDAMLVDPADRTDDLDAILADATVSHVAVTHHHPDHVGAVADYADSCDATLWARAGRADEFERTVGTAPDRLFRPGDSIETDQGPVRILDTPGHAPEHVAFVWDRGALVGDLAVAAGSVVVGAPEGDMRAYVTSLRRLRARGFETLYPGHGPVIEDPGGTLDRLIEHRLDREDRVRRAVTAEGARTVDEVLDAAYDKDLTGVRDLARATVAAHLEKLAVEMDLDFDGERATPR
- a CDS encoding AAA family ATPase, with the translated sequence MEIPEASSALESVREEVGSAVVADDEFLETVLLGMVGRGHVLMEDVPGTGKTLTARSVATALGLSFSRVQFTPDLLPSDVTGTNIYDERDRTFEFAKGPIFANVVLADEINRAPPKTQSALLEAMEEGQVTVDGETHTLPQPFFVVATQNPVEMEGTFELPEAQIDRFAIKTEIGYPDEDGEVELLRRRRGRDDLSPTVESVLAPGDVEAVRSAPEDVRVEDDLLDYMAAIARATREDRRVEVGVSPRGTQRLFETARARAVIAGREYVTPDDVKWVAEPTLAHRLVLTPDARVDDVRKETVVAEILDEIPVPTI